Within bacterium, the genomic segment TCGCCCCCCGACAGCCTCTTCGGATAGTAATCCATCTTGCGCTCGAGGCCAACCCGCCTGAGGCAATTCCATACCTTCCGCTCGATTTCGGGTTTTGGTTTGCCCAGGACCTGCAACAGGTAGGCGACGTTCTCAAACACCGTTTTGGAGTGAATCAGTTTGAAATCCTGAAAGACTACCCCCATTTTCCGGCGCAGATGGCAGATCTGGCTGCTCTTGATCTTACCGATATTCCTGCCGTTAACGATGATTTGTCCGGAAGATGCCTGCTCCTCCCGGAGAATGAGCCGCATCAGGGTCGTCTTTCCGGCTCCGCTCGGCCCGGCCAGGAAAACCATCTCTCCCGGATCGATTCGCAGATTGATGTCAGTCAGAGCACTGCAATGGCCATCGAATGTTTTATGGACATGAAACATTTGGACGATAGCCGATAAAGAGGCCGAGATCGGGGCCGAAAGCGGTTGCACGGGAGCTATCCTTTAATTCCTCTTCTTTCTGGCCACTATTTCCCTGACGGCTTTAACGACCGCCTCAGCGGTCAGGCCATAATGGGTCAGCAGTTTTTCTGCATCTCCGGAAACTCCGAAGCTATCATTCAGGCCGATTCTTTTCAGGGGAACCGGGCATTGTTCTGAAATGACTTCAGCCACCGCGCTTCCCAGTCCTCCAATAATCGAATGCTCTTCAGCGGTCACGATACAGCCGGT encodes:
- the ftsE gene encoding cell division ATP-binding protein FtsE is translated as MVQMFHVHKTFDGHCSALTDINLRIDPGEMVFLAGPSGAGKTTLMRLILREEQASSGQIIVNGRNIGKIKSSQICHLRRKMGVVFQDFKLIHSKTVFENVAYLLQVLGKPKPEIERKVWNCLRRVGLERKMDYYPKRLSGGEQQRVAIARAVVNDPVLLLADEPTGNLDMDAARDVMRIFTDINIQGTTVLMATHNLRIIEEMKKRVIYLREGKIVHC